One Triticum dicoccoides isolate Atlit2015 ecotype Zavitan chromosome 4B, WEW_v2.0, whole genome shotgun sequence genomic window carries:
- the LOC119296017 gene encoding uncharacterized protein LOC119296017 — MAGQGRQIYHHCCSFGQDGRCRRAPPKAHPHHHGWTLVRLASPPSAEIRLGLTRFGVIFSFRILMLLDKGFLAMVNILFVSGVSLTIGLSQLSSSSQSLRIARPYTCNIELVSRL; from the exons ATGGCAGGCCAAGGTCGCCAGATCTATCACCATTGTTGTTCTTTTGGTCAAGACGGCCGTTGTCGACGTGCTCCTCCTAAAGCTCATCCTCACCACCATGGCTGGACGCTAGTGAGGTTAGCCTCCCCTCCAAGCGCAG AGATCAGGCTGGGCTTGACTAGGTTTGGAGTCATCTTCTCGTTTAGGATCCTCATGCTGCTTGACAAGGGGTTCCTCGCAATGGTCAAT ATTCTCTTCGTCTCTGGTGTTTCACTAACCATTGGGCTGAGTCAACTGTCCAGTTCTTCACAAAGCCTAAGAATCGCAAGGCCATATACATGTAATATTGAATTAG